The genomic region CTTGGTCTTTCCATTGCCATAGGACTGCTGATGAGCCTTGCCGGCATCTATCTTGCCAACTTACTCGCAGAGCGTCATGTCGAAAAGCCACGTATGCTGGAAAAGGAGGCAAAGGAATGAACATGCTTATCCTGATTGGTATCGGCGGATTTTTCGGCAGCATATCAAGATATATATTGGAACATGCAATTTCCTCCAAAGTCATGTCAGTCTTTCCGTTCGGAACCTTTACCATCAACTTGTTGGGTGCCTTTCTGCTAGGCATCGTTTCGGTAATAGGACATGGAAGTTCCTATGCCCTCCTCGGAGACGGGTTCCTTGGCGCTTTCACGACTTTTTCCACCTTTACGTATGGAGCTTTCCAATTGATGCTCAAGGGAGAACATTACTACTGTTTTCTTTACGTCTTTGGGTCTATACTATGCGGTACGGTGGCATTTGTCGCCGGGTTTGCCATAGGGCAGGCTATCTAGTATTCAAGGAGGTAATTCATGACAGTCACAGATTCTTGTCAGTTGTTACGAGTATATGTCAGTGAAGATACCCGCTATAAGGGTCACAGCCTATACAACGAAGTAGTATTCCTTCTGAAAGGAGAAGGTATCTGTGGTGTAACCGTCTATCGAGGCATTGCAGGCTATGGTGAAGGCAAAGTACTTCATACTACCCGGTTCATCGAAATGAGTTCAAGTCTGCCTATTATCATCGAAGCGGTAGATACCAAGGAAAAAATCACCGCAGCATTGCCGAAAGTAAAAGAAATGGTCATGGAAGGCCTCGTGATAGTCCAGGACATACAATTGATTTCCTATGGCAAAGCCAATCAGAAAGAAACAAAATAAGGAGCAACAACATGGATAGTACTACGACAGGAAGCTGCGTTGGCGGCTGTATGGGAAAAGACAGAGTCTATAGACAGGACTTTCCTTTTTATTCTTTCAATGCAGACCGCCATAACCAGGCAGATCTTGTCTGGTATTTTCAGATTCTCCAGGAAATCAGCCTGAAACATTCACAGCATGTCGGTTTGGGATGGGAAGAGTTGGAAAAGAAGGGTCTTGCATGGGTTGCCTTCAGAAATATCATTGAAATTGACAGATATGTCAGGTGGCCGCAGACGGTAAGGGTCGAGACATGGGCCGGCAGCATCTACAAGCTCTATTTTCCAAGGATGGTAAGGGCTTTTGA from Spirochaetia bacterium harbors:
- a CDS encoding CrcB family protein, with amino-acid sequence MNMLILIGIGGFFGSISRYILEHAISSKVMSVFPFGTFTINLLGAFLLGIVSVIGHGSSYALLGDGFLGAFTTFSTFTYGAFQLMLKGEHYYCFLYVFGSILCGTVAFVAGFAIGQAI
- a CDS encoding DUF190 domain-containing protein, producing the protein MTVTDSCQLLRVYVSEDTRYKGHSLYNEVVFLLKGEGICGVTVYRGIAGYGEGKVLHTTRFIEMSSSLPIIIEAVDTKEKITAALPKVKEMVMEGLVIVQDIQLISYGKANQKETK